A section of the Ictalurus punctatus breed USDA103 chromosome 8, Coco_2.0, whole genome shotgun sequence genome encodes:
- the fgfrl1a gene encoding fibroblast growth factor receptor-like 1a isoform X2, with product MELLWIVLALLDVIYMTDCARGPPRVSEKVAHRQTVRVGRTMKLQCPVEGDPPPLIMWSKDGRNIHSGWMRFRVTHQALRIKEVEAEDAGTFNCKATNGFGSVNINYTLVVIDDSSAGKDGARPAGDAEFSTDPSGKLVRPRFTQPAKMRKRVIARPVGSSVRLKCTASGNPRPDIVWLKDSRPLAPEEVGESRKKKWTLSLKNLTPEHSGKYTCHVSNRAGEINATYKVEVIQRTNSKPILTGTHPVNTTVDYGGTTSFQCKVRSDVKPVIQWLKRVEPGDESKYNSTIEVGEHRFVVLPTGEVWSRPDGSYLNKLLITRAKEEDAGMYICLGANTMGYSFRSAFLTVLPDNKPHFPYAPAVSSPGLPWPVIIGIPAGVVFILGTVLLWFCQSKKHCSSGAIVSAQANGHRQPPRERPLPGADKDCAGSVSYEEYLNQQQQQQLLLGPKVYPKIFTDIHTHTHSHVDGKVHQHQHIHYQC from the exons GTCCCCCCCGTGTTTCGGAGAAGGTGGCGCATCGACAGACGGTGCGGGTCGGACGCACCATGAAGCTCCAGTGTCCAGTCGAGGGTGACCCGCCGCCCCTGATCATGTGGAGCAAAGACGGCCGCAACATCCACAGCGGATGGATGCGCTTCCGGGTCACGCATCAAGCGCTGCGCATAAAAGAGGTGGAGGCCGAGGACGCCGGGACTTTCAACTGTAAAGCCACCAACGGCTTCGGCAGCGTCAACATCAACTACACCCTCGTTGTGATCG ACGACTCGAGCGCAGGGAAGGACGGTGCCAGACCAGCGGGAGATGCGGAGTTCTCCACTGACCCGTCAGGAAAACTGG TGCGGCCCCGGTTCACCCAGCCGGCCAAGATGAGGAAGCGGGTGATCGCTCGGCCAGTGGGCAGCTCGGTGCGGCTGAAGTGCACGGCCAGTGGAAACCCTAGACCCGATATCGTGTGGCTGAAGGACAGCAGGCCACTCGCGCCCGAAGAGGTGGGCGAGAGCCGCAAGAAGAAATGGACGCTAAGCCTGAAAAACCTCACGCCCGAGCACAGCGGCAAGTACACCTGCCACGTCTCCAACCGCGCCGGAGAAATCAACGCCACCTACAAAGTGGAAGTCATCC AACGCACCAACTCCAAGCCCATCCTGACGGGCACGCATCCCGTAAACACGACGGTGGACTACGGCGGCACCACGTCCTTCCAGTGCAAAGTGCGCAGCGACGTGAAACCTGTTATCCAGTGGCTCAAGCGAGTGGAGCCCGGCGACGAGAGCAAGTACAATTCGACCATCGAGGTCGGAGAGCACCGCTTCGTCGTGCTGCCGACCGGGGAGGTGTGGTCACGGCCCGACGGCTCCTACCTCAACAAACTGCTCATCACCCGCGCGAAGGAGGAGGACGCGGGCATGTACATCTGCCTGGGCGCCAACACTATGGGCTACAGCTTCCGCAGCGCCTTCCTGACCGTCCTGCCTG ACAATAAGCCGCACTTCCCGTACGCCCCGGCGGTCTCGTCTCCTGGGCTTCCCTGGCCCGTCATCATCGGCATTCCCGCCGGCGTGGTCTTCATCCTGGGCACCGTCCTTCTGTGGTTCTGCCAGTCTAAAAAGCACTGTTCCTCAGGAGCCATCGTCTCCGCCCAGGCCAACGGCCATCGCCAGCCTCCTCGAGAGCGGCCGCTGCCGGGAGCCGATAAGGACTGCGCGGGCTCGGTGAGCTACGAGGAGTACCTGaaccaacagcagcagcagcagctcctgCTCGGCCCCAAGGTCTACCCGAAGATCTTCACAGAcatccacacgcacacacactcgcacgtgGACGGGAAAGTGCACCAACACCAGCACATCCACTACCAATGTTAG
- the fgfrl1a gene encoding fibroblast growth factor receptor-like 1a isoform X3, whose translation MKLQCPVEGDPPPLIMWSKDGRNIHSGWMRFRVTHQALRIKEVEAEDAGTFNCKATNGFGSVNINYTLVVIDDSSAGKDGARPAGDAEFSTDPSGKLVRPRFTQPAKMRKRVIARPVGSSVRLKCTASGNPRPDIVWLKDSRPLAPEEVGESRKKKWTLSLKNLTPEHSGKYTCHVSNRAGEINATYKVEVIQRTNSKPILTGTHPVNTTVDYGGTTSFQCKVRSDVKPVIQWLKRVEPGDESKYNSTIEVGEHRFVVLPTGEVWSRPDGSYLNKLLITRAKEEDAGMYICLGANTMGYSFRSAFLTVLPDNKPHFPYAPAVSSPGLPWPVIIGIPAGVVFILGTVLLWFCQSKKHCSSGAIVSAQANGHRQPPRERPLPGADKDCAGSVSYEEYLNQQQQQQLLLGPKVYPKIFTDIHTHTHSHVDGKVHQHQHIHYQC comes from the exons ATGAAGCTCCAGTGTCCAGTCGAGGGTGACCCGCCGCCCCTGATCATGTGGAGCAAAGACGGCCGCAACATCCACAGCGGATGGATGCGCTTCCGGGTCACGCATCAAGCGCTGCGCATAAAAGAGGTGGAGGCCGAGGACGCCGGGACTTTCAACTGTAAAGCCACCAACGGCTTCGGCAGCGTCAACATCAACTACACCCTCGTTGTGATCG ACGACTCGAGCGCAGGGAAGGACGGTGCCAGACCAGCGGGAGATGCGGAGTTCTCCACTGACCCGTCAGGAAAACTGG TGCGGCCCCGGTTCACCCAGCCGGCCAAGATGAGGAAGCGGGTGATCGCTCGGCCAGTGGGCAGCTCGGTGCGGCTGAAGTGCACGGCCAGTGGAAACCCTAGACCCGATATCGTGTGGCTGAAGGACAGCAGGCCACTCGCGCCCGAAGAGGTGGGCGAGAGCCGCAAGAAGAAATGGACGCTAAGCCTGAAAAACCTCACGCCCGAGCACAGCGGCAAGTACACCTGCCACGTCTCCAACCGCGCCGGAGAAATCAACGCCACCTACAAAGTGGAAGTCATCC AACGCACCAACTCCAAGCCCATCCTGACGGGCACGCATCCCGTAAACACGACGGTGGACTACGGCGGCACCACGTCCTTCCAGTGCAAAGTGCGCAGCGACGTGAAACCTGTTATCCAGTGGCTCAAGCGAGTGGAGCCCGGCGACGAGAGCAAGTACAATTCGACCATCGAGGTCGGAGAGCACCGCTTCGTCGTGCTGCCGACCGGGGAGGTGTGGTCACGGCCCGACGGCTCCTACCTCAACAAACTGCTCATCACCCGCGCGAAGGAGGAGGACGCGGGCATGTACATCTGCCTGGGCGCCAACACTATGGGCTACAGCTTCCGCAGCGCCTTCCTGACCGTCCTGCCTG ACAATAAGCCGCACTTCCCGTACGCCCCGGCGGTCTCGTCTCCTGGGCTTCCCTGGCCCGTCATCATCGGCATTCCCGCCGGCGTGGTCTTCATCCTGGGCACCGTCCTTCTGTGGTTCTGCCAGTCTAAAAAGCACTGTTCCTCAGGAGCCATCGTCTCCGCCCAGGCCAACGGCCATCGCCAGCCTCCTCGAGAGCGGCCGCTGCCGGGAGCCGATAAGGACTGCGCGGGCTCGGTGAGCTACGAGGAGTACCTGaaccaacagcagcagcagcagctcctgCTCGGCCCCAAGGTCTACCCGAAGATCTTCACAGAcatccacacgcacacacactcgcacgtgGACGGGAAAGTGCACCAACACCAGCACATCCACTACCAATGTTAG